The Xanthomonas rydalmerensis genomic interval ATCGGGCAATGCGATTACCTCGCAGGTAATGGCATCGCCGCAGCGGGCCGGTAGGATGAAGGCATGGCGACACGACCGATCACCGTTGGCGACGTACTGCGCGACTGGCGGGCCAGGCGCCGACTGAGCCAGCTCGATCTCGCCGGCGCGGCGGAGGTGTCGACGCGCCATCTGAGCTTCGTCGAGAGCGGGCGAGCGGCTCCCAGCCGCGACCTGCTGCTGCGTCTGGCCGAACCGCTGGCGATGCCGCTCAGGGAGCAGAACCGGCTACTGCGCGCGGCGGGCTATGCGCCCGTGCATGGCGAGCGTGCACTGGACACGCCGGACATGGCGGCGGCGCTGTCGGCCGTCGACATGGTCCTGCGCGCGCACGCCCCGTTTCCTGCACTCGCGGTCGACCGCCACTGGAACTTGGTGCGCGCCAACGATGCAGCGGCCGCACTGCTGGTCGGTATCGATCCGGCGCTTCTGGCGGCGCCCGTCAATGTGCTGCGCGCGACCCTCCATCCCAATGGCCTGGCGCCACGCATCGTCAACCTGGCCGAGTGGCGGCATCATCTGCTGGCCCGGCTTCGCCTCGAGATCGACCAGTCGGCCGATCCCGAACTCGAAGCGCTGCATGCCGAACTCAAGGGCTTGCCCTGCCCGGCCAGCGACCGCCCGCCCGGGCCTACGGAGCGCATCGCGGTGCCGCTCTCGATCCGCAGCGGAACCAGCGGCGGCATCCTGTCGTTTCTCTCCACCACGACCGTCTTCGGCACCGCGACCGACGTGACCCTGGCGGAGCTGACGCTGGAATGCTTCTACCCTGCCGACGATGCGACCAGGCAGGCGCTACTCACCGGCCCACTTCCGTAAGCGAACGTTGGGCATGTCCGTGATGCCGACGAAATCGTAGTGCCCAGCATCGGCGCCGAGGCCGTGCCTGGCGTCTCCGGGACAAGAACGAATCGCGGAAACGAAAAAAGGAGCCGAAGCTCCTTTTTTCAGGGGTTCACTCGCGCAACAGGTGGCAAGTGACGCAATTTGGAGCGGGAAACGAGACTCGAACTCGCGACCTCAACCTTGGCAAGGTTGCGCTCTACCAACTGAGCTATTCCCGCTTGGGAGCCGCGCATTCTACACGCCTCCCAGGAGGCGCGCTAGCCCTTCGTTGCAAAAACATGTCCGCCGCCGGCGGCGTGGTGTCATGGTGCGATTCGGCACTTTCCCGTTCGCGGTGCTACGGGCGTCGGATTCGCATGGACAGCGATCCCGTTCGCGCCGGATCGGGCGGCCGGCAGACGACGCTGCACGCCACCTCGGCCGTTCCAATCCTGAACGCGCAGAACGATGGCCAGGCGGTGTCGGCACCGGGCATCAAAGCGGCGCCATCGTCCGATGGACTCGTTCGGCCGAGCGACGCCGCCTCGGCGAATCGCAACGCCGCCGCCAGGAGGTGGAGCGGCGCTTTCCCCTCGCCGACAGCAAGCCGATCCAGGCTGCAGTGAAACCGCCGGCCAACCTGCCTCGATCCACATCCTCGGCAGCAGCGTCTCCTCCGATGGCACCGCTGCGGCAACGCGCTGCGGAGCGAAGGCGCTACTTCAGCGGATTCTCCGGCTCCTTGACCTGCAGCGCCTTGTCCTGCCGGCAGATCTTCAAGGGCTGAACTGTGGCCGCCACGATGGTGGTCACCTCCTGGGTGTTGGCACGCGCGCGCACCTTCAGGCAGGCGCAGCCATAGCCGGCACTGCCCGTCCCGGTCGCCACCCAGCGCGCGCGGGGAAACGTAGGCCAGTTGCCCTCGGCCTGGTGCCCGCCCTGTTGGCCGACCGTCCATTCGCCGTCCTTGTCCACTAGCGTGGCGTTGCCTGGCGAGGGATTGTCGAACCAGCCGCAGCGCGTGACGGTGTCCGTGGGCGGCGCAGCCTGCACACCAGCGCACAGACCGAGCGCCACGGCTAGGGCCGCACTGAACACGCGTGTGCACTGCAGGACAGGTCGCGATGAAGTCATGACGTCAGGATCGAATGTCGAGGCCGGCATCATCGCAAATTGGCGTCTGCCGGCATTGCCGAGAAACCGCTACAGGCGGCCAAGCTTCGCGATGATGTACCGCGCAAGTAAAGCCGATCGACCAAGAGCCTGACGATCGACACACCCTCGTTTGGCGCTTCGTCGGTATGGAGCAGCGCATGGGAAATAGCTTGAGATTACGCAACGCAAAAGGGCCGCAGAAAGCGGCCCAATGCGCTGAAACGAAATGGAGGCCTGGGTCGGAATTGAACCGGCGTACGCGGATTTGCAGTCCGCTGCATAACCACTCTGCCACCAGGCCGGTGGACTGACGTCTTGCCGCAACGCCTGTGACGTCCGACAAAAACAAAGCCCCGCT includes:
- a CDS encoding helix-turn-helix domain-containing protein; translation: MATRPITVGDVLRDWRARRRLSQLDLAGAAEVSTRHLSFVESGRAAPSRDLLLRLAEPLAMPLREQNRLLRAAGYAPVHGERALDTPDMAAALSAVDMVLRAHAPFPALAVDRHWNLVRANDAAAALLVGIDPALLAAPVNVLRATLHPNGLAPRIVNLAEWRHHLLARLRLEIDQSADPELEALHAELKGLPCPASDRPPGPTERIAVPLSIRSGTSGGILSFLSTTTVFGTATDVTLAELTLECFYPADDATRQALLTGPLP
- a CDS encoding DUF4087 domain-containing protein, coding for MFSAALAVALGLCAGVQAAPPTDTVTRCGWFDNPSPGNATLVDKDGEWTVGQQGGHQAEGNWPTFPRARWVATGTGSAGYGCACLKVRARANTQEVTTIVAATVQPLKICRQDKALQVKEPENPLK